From the Pseudoalteromonas tunicata genome, one window contains:
- the prmA gene encoding 50S ribosomal protein L11 methyltransferase, whose amino-acid sequence MAWIQIRINATKQNADQISDYLMDCGSASVTFLDTNNTPIYEPPIGEVILWADTTVIGLFDASEDMQAVVDYLSEQPELVQTFDYKIEQLEDKDWEREWMDNFHPIKFGERLWICPSWREIPDPTAVNVLLDPGLAFGTGTHATTALCLEWLESLDLTGKTVVDFGCGSGILGIAAIKLGAARVIGIDIDPQALEASLDNAQRNGVAHQLEVYLPQDQPEFMADVMVANILAAPLRELHSVILGLLKPQGAFALSGILVEQADSVANVYQEYCQLDAIAEQGEWVRVSGIKN is encoded by the coding sequence ATGGCTTGGATCCAAATTCGCATCAATGCAACCAAACAAAATGCTGATCAAATTAGCGACTACCTAATGGACTGTGGCAGCGCCTCAGTGACATTTTTAGATACCAATAATACGCCAATCTATGAGCCGCCAATTGGTGAAGTTATCTTATGGGCAGATACCACTGTTATCGGTTTATTTGATGCCTCAGAAGATATGCAAGCCGTAGTTGACTACTTAAGTGAGCAACCAGAACTGGTTCAAACTTTCGATTATAAGATTGAGCAACTTGAGGATAAAGATTGGGAACGTGAATGGATGGATAACTTCCACCCAATTAAATTTGGTGAGCGTTTATGGATTTGTCCTAGTTGGCGAGAAATCCCAGATCCAACAGCTGTTAATGTACTGCTCGACCCAGGCCTTGCATTTGGCACTGGCACTCATGCAACCACAGCACTTTGTCTTGAGTGGTTAGAAAGCTTAGATTTAACTGGCAAAACCGTGGTTGATTTTGGTTGCGGCTCTGGCATTTTAGGTATTGCAGCTATCAAACTAGGTGCTGCTCGCGTCATTGGTATTGATATTGATCCTCAGGCATTAGAAGCAAGCTTAGATAATGCCCAGCGTAATGGTGTCGCTCATCAACTTGAAGTATATCTACCACAAGATCAACCTGAGTTTATGGCCGATGTGATGGTTGCTAACATTTTAGCCGCACCACTTCGCGAACTTCACAGTGTTATTTTAGGTTTATTAAAGCCACAAGGTGCATTTGCGTTATCAGGCATCTTGGTTGAGCAAGCTGATTCTGTTGCAAATGTGTATCAAGAATATTGCCAACTTGATGCAATTGCAGAACAAGGAGAATGGGTTCGCGTCTCAGGTATAAAGAATTAA
- the dusB gene encoding tRNA dihydrouridine synthase DusB, which produces MQIGQYKLENNVIVAPMAGITDRPFRQLCRRLGAGLAVSEMLSSNPDVWKTEKSMNRMDHSGESGIRAVQIAGADPELMAQAAQFNVANGAQIVDINMGCPAKKVNKKLAGSALLQYPDLVEEIIKAVVSAVDVPVTLKIRTGWDTDNRNGVEIAKIAERNGIASLAVHGRTKACMYKGEAEYQTIRDIKRSVSIPIVANGDITSPEKAKQVLDYTGADAIMIGRAAQGRPWIFRETAHYLQTGELLPTPDIAEVRSILMEHINHLFEFYGSVMGVRIARKHVSWYLQAHDNEGQFRRVFNALETNNQQVSALEKYFETLAAN; this is translated from the coding sequence GTGCAGATCGGTCAGTACAAATTAGAGAACAACGTAATTGTCGCGCCAATGGCTGGCATTACAGACAGACCATTTAGACAGTTATGCCGTCGCTTAGGTGCTGGTTTAGCCGTTTCAGAAATGCTGTCATCTAATCCTGATGTTTGGAAAACCGAAAAATCGATGAACAGAATGGATCATTCTGGTGAGTCGGGAATTCGAGCGGTTCAAATTGCAGGTGCAGATCCGGAGCTCATGGCACAGGCAGCTCAATTTAATGTGGCAAATGGTGCCCAGATTGTTGATATCAACATGGGGTGCCCAGCTAAGAAAGTGAATAAAAAACTTGCAGGTTCAGCACTATTACAATATCCGGATTTAGTAGAGGAAATTATCAAAGCTGTCGTTTCAGCGGTCGATGTTCCTGTTACGTTAAAAATCCGAACAGGTTGGGATACCGATAATCGTAACGGTGTTGAAATTGCAAAGATAGCTGAACGTAATGGCATTGCATCACTTGCTGTTCATGGACGCACTAAAGCGTGTATGTACAAAGGTGAAGCGGAATACCAAACCATTAGGGATATAAAACGTTCAGTGTCTATACCGATTGTTGCCAATGGCGATATTACATCACCAGAGAAAGCAAAACAGGTTTTAGACTACACGGGCGCAGATGCCATCATGATTGGAAGAGCAGCACAAGGTCGCCCTTGGATATTTAGGGAAACCGCACACTACTTACAAACTGGCGAATTACTCCCTACTCCTGATATAGCAGAAGTAAGAAGTATTTTGATGGAACACATTAATCATCTTTTTGAGTTCTATGGGTCGGTAATGGGTGTACGCATTGCTCGAAAACATGTGTCATGGTATTTGCAAGCTCATGATAATGAAGGACAGTTTAGGCGAGTATTTAACGCGTTAGAAACAAATAACCAGCAAGTTTCTGCGTTAGAAAAATACTTTGAAACACTAGCAGCAAATTAA
- the fis gene encoding DNA-binding transcriptional regulator Fis, translated as MFEQNVTSPFITNPHVQSHEKPQPLRDAVKKAVHHYLKQLNGQDVQDVYDLVLSELEAPLLEEVMTYTRGNQTRAAILLGINRGTLRKKLKKYGMN; from the coding sequence ATGTTCGAGCAAAATGTGACTTCTCCATTTATCACAAACCCACATGTTCAGTCACACGAAAAACCGCAACCATTACGCGATGCAGTTAAAAAAGCTGTTCATCATTATTTGAAACAGCTTAATGGCCAAGACGTGCAAGACGTATATGACCTTGTTCTTTCTGAGCTTGAGGCGCCATTACTTGAAGAAGTAATGACCTATACTCGCGGTAACCAAACTCGCGCAGCTATATTATTAGGCATTAACCGTGGCACACTTCGCAAGAAGTTAAAAAAATACGGTATGAACTAA
- the purH gene encoding bifunctional phosphoribosylaminoimidazolecarboxamide formyltransferase/IMP cyclohydrolase — MDTLRPIRRALLSVSDKTGIVEFARALAAKGVDILSTGGTCKLLADNGIQVTEVSDYTGHPEIMDGRVKTLHPKIHGGILARRGTDEAVMAQNNISEIDMVVVNLYPFAATVAKEGCSLEDAIENIDIGGPTMVRAAAKNNKDVTIIVNADDYSRVIAEMDANNGATTYQTRFDLAIAAFEHTAQYDGMIANYFGTKVPDYSENAAEHPDSAFPRTINFQFKKKQDMRYGENSHQNAAFYVENDIVEASVATAKQLQGKALSYNNIADTDAALECVKEFVEPACVIVKHANPCGVSVGANILAAYERAFKTDPTSAFGGIIAFNQELDADTAEAIVSRQFVEVIIAPSVSEEAAQIVAAKQNVRLLECGQWSAKTSGLDIKRVNGGILVQDRDLGMVTQGDLKVVSKRQPTEQELNDLMFSWKVAKFVKSNAIIYARDGMTIGVGAGQMSRVYSAKIAGIKAADENLEVKGSVMASDAFFPFRDGIDAAANAGITAVIQPGGSMRDDEVIAAADEHGMAMVFTGMRHFRH, encoded by the coding sequence ATGGATACACTTCGTCCTATTCGCCGCGCCCTACTGAGCGTGTCTGACAAAACTGGTATTGTTGAATTCGCTCGCGCCCTAGCTGCTAAAGGTGTTGATATTTTATCTACTGGTGGAACGTGTAAACTCTTAGCCGACAATGGCATCCAAGTTACAGAAGTGTCAGATTATACTGGTCACCCTGAAATTATGGACGGTCGTGTTAAAACCCTTCACCCAAAAATTCATGGTGGCATTTTAGCCCGCCGTGGTACTGATGAAGCGGTTATGGCTCAAAACAACATTTCTGAAATCGATATGGTTGTAGTTAACCTTTACCCATTTGCGGCAACGGTTGCCAAAGAAGGATGTAGTTTAGAAGATGCGATTGAAAACATCGACATCGGTGGCCCAACAATGGTACGTGCTGCAGCTAAAAATAATAAAGATGTCACCATTATTGTTAATGCGGATGATTATAGTCGCGTTATTGCTGAAATGGATGCAAACAATGGCGCTACAACCTATCAAACTCGTTTTGATTTAGCGATTGCCGCTTTTGAGCACACCGCACAATACGATGGCATGATTGCGAACTATTTTGGAACTAAAGTACCTGATTACAGCGAAAATGCAGCTGAGCATCCAGATTCAGCTTTCCCTCGCACTATTAACTTCCAGTTTAAGAAAAAACAAGACATGCGTTATGGTGAAAATTCACACCAAAATGCAGCATTTTATGTTGAAAATGACATCGTCGAAGCGTCAGTTGCAACAGCCAAACAATTACAAGGCAAAGCCCTTTCTTATAACAACATTGCTGATACCGATGCAGCCCTAGAGTGTGTTAAAGAATTTGTTGAGCCAGCTTGTGTTATCGTTAAACATGCAAACCCGTGTGGTGTGTCTGTTGGCGCAAACATTTTAGCAGCTTACGAGCGCGCCTTTAAAACGGATCCAACATCGGCTTTTGGTGGCATCATTGCGTTTAACCAAGAGTTAGATGCAGACACTGCAGAAGCGATTGTATCGCGCCAATTTGTTGAAGTAATTATTGCGCCAAGCGTGTCTGAAGAAGCGGCTCAAATAGTTGCGGCTAAACAAAATGTACGTTTATTAGAATGTGGTCAATGGTCAGCAAAAACATCTGGCCTTGATATTAAACGCGTTAATGGTGGCATTTTAGTACAAGACCGCGATTTAGGCATGGTGACACAAGGCGACCTTAAAGTTGTCTCAAAACGCCAACCAACAGAACAAGAATTAAACGATTTGATGTTCAGCTGGAAAGTTGCAAAATTTGTTAAATCTAATGCGATTATTTATGCTCGTGACGGCATGACAATTGGTGTCGGTGCAGGTCAAATGAGCCGTGTTTACTCTGCTAAAATTGCAGGCATTAAAGCGGCTGACGAAAACCTTGAAGTAAAAGGTTCAGTAATGGCTTCTGATGCATTTTTCCCATTTAGAGATGGTATTGATGCAGCTGCCAATGCAGGCATAACAGCCGTAATTCAACCAGGTGGTTCGATGCGTGATGACGAAGTTATTGCCGCAGCAGACGAGCATGGTATGGCAATGGTCTTTACTGGCATGCGTCACTTTCGCCACTAA
- a CDS encoding class I SAM-dependent methyltransferase — protein MTLRFNSLLIGAATLALSACTSSNMTELLSQTSQSSLRSSENIARDQYRHPIETLTFFGLQPNMNVVEIWPGNGWYTELLAPALRNEGTYYAAHFPADSEVKYYQRAVNNFNEKLSSNNAFSDVVVTEFYPGTHHAIAPANSVDMVLTFRNLHNWYIQHDLEGVDNAFAAFYSALKPGGILGVVDHRLPENRDERKAKRSGYVKESWVIALAQKAGFEFVAKSEINANPLDTADHEKGVWTLPPRLALGEQDTEKYRTIGESDRMTLKFRKPDNK, from the coding sequence ATGACGTTACGATTCAATAGCCTACTCATCGGTGCCGCCACTCTAGCGCTTAGCGCGTGTACCAGCAGCAACATGACTGAGTTACTAAGCCAAACGAGCCAATCATCACTACGTAGTAGCGAAAACATTGCGCGCGACCAATACCGCCACCCCATTGAAACGCTCACATTTTTTGGTTTGCAACCCAATATGAACGTCGTTGAAATATGGCCAGGAAATGGTTGGTATACCGAGCTACTCGCTCCAGCACTTCGCAACGAGGGTACCTACTACGCCGCGCACTTCCCTGCGGACTCTGAGGTAAAATATTACCAAAGAGCAGTAAATAACTTTAACGAAAAACTAAGCAGTAACAATGCATTTAGCGATGTAGTGGTAACTGAGTTTTATCCAGGCACTCATCATGCTATCGCACCTGCCAATAGTGTCGATATGGTGCTAACCTTTCGTAACTTACACAATTGGTATATCCAACATGACTTAGAAGGTGTCGATAATGCCTTTGCCGCTTTTTATAGTGCTTTAAAGCCTGGTGGCATTTTAGGGGTTGTTGATCATCGCTTACCTGAGAACCGTGATGAGAGAAAAGCAAAACGCTCAGGTTATGTAAAAGAAAGTTGGGTAATTGCTTTAGCCCAAAAAGCAGGCTTTGAATTCGTCGCAAAAAGTGAGATTAATGCCAATCCGCTTGATACTGCAGATCATGAAAAAGGGGTGTGGACACTTCCACCTCGCCTCGCCCTTGGTGAGCAAGATACTGAAAAATATCGCACCATTGGTGAAAGTGATCGCATGACACTTAAATTTAGAAAACCAGACAATAAATAG
- the purD gene encoding phosphoribosylamine--glycine ligase produces MNVLVIGSGGREHALAWKAAQSAKVTKVFVAPGNAGTALEPKLENVAIAVEDLDGLLTFAKQNAVALTIVGPEVPLVLGVVDKFRAADMPIFGPTAGAAQLEGSKSFTKDFLARHAIPTADYQTFEQIEPALAYLAQKGAPIVIKADGLAAGKGVIVAMTQAEAEEAIRDMLAGNAFGAAGSRVVIEEFLDGEEASFIVMVDGKNVLPFATSQDHKRAYNQDQGPNTGGMGAYSPAPVVTDEIHQRIMNEVIYPTVEGMAAEGNPYTGFLYAGLMIAADGTPKVIEYNCRFGDPETQPMMLRLQSDLVELIEAANRVELDKTTIEFDSRAAVGVVLAAAGYPGDYPKGDVISGLKVTYPDGQKIFHAGTKQVGDDVVTAGGRVLCATALGHTVTQAQQAAYALVNEVNWQGVEYRTDIGYRAIEREQA; encoded by the coding sequence GTGAATGTACTCGTAATTGGTAGTGGTGGTCGTGAGCATGCTTTAGCATGGAAAGCGGCGCAATCTGCAAAAGTAACTAAAGTATTTGTAGCTCCTGGCAACGCTGGTACAGCGCTTGAACCAAAATTAGAAAATGTGGCTATCGCGGTTGAAGACCTCGATGGCTTACTTACCTTTGCTAAGCAAAATGCAGTTGCACTGACTATTGTTGGCCCTGAAGTGCCATTAGTATTGGGTGTGGTTGATAAGTTCCGTGCCGCTGATATGCCAATTTTTGGCCCAACAGCGGGTGCAGCGCAGCTTGAAGGTTCAAAGTCTTTCACCAAAGACTTTTTAGCACGCCATGCAATCCCAACTGCTGACTATCAAACGTTCGAGCAAATTGAACCTGCTCTTGCTTATCTAGCGCAAAAAGGCGCACCAATCGTAATCAAAGCCGACGGCCTTGCCGCAGGTAAAGGTGTGATTGTGGCAATGACACAAGCCGAAGCAGAAGAAGCAATTCGCGATATGCTTGCGGGTAACGCCTTTGGCGCTGCGGGTAGCCGAGTAGTTATCGAAGAGTTTTTAGATGGTGAAGAAGCCTCGTTTATTGTGATGGTAGATGGCAAAAACGTATTACCATTTGCAACCTCACAAGATCACAAGCGTGCTTATAACCAAGATCAAGGTCCAAATACGGGCGGTATGGGTGCCTACTCACCAGCTCCTGTTGTGACCGATGAAATCCACCAGCGCATCATGAACGAAGTCATTTATCCAACTGTTGAAGGAATGGCGGCAGAAGGAAATCCATACACAGGCTTTCTTTATGCGGGTTTAATGATTGCAGCCGACGGCACGCCAAAGGTAATCGAATATAACTGTCGTTTTGGCGACCCAGAAACACAACCTATGATGCTACGTTTGCAATCAGATTTGGTAGAGCTAATTGAAGCAGCAAATCGCGTTGAGCTTGATAAAACTACGATTGAATTTGATTCACGTGCAGCTGTGGGTGTTGTGCTAGCAGCTGCAGGCTACCCTGGCGATTATCCAAAAGGTGATGTTATTTCTGGTTTAAAAGTTACTTATCCTGATGGGCAAAAAATATTTCATGCTGGGACCAAACAAGTTGGTGATGATGTCGTAACAGCCGGTGGTCGCGTATTGTGTGCCACAGCGTTAGGCCACACAGTAACTCAAGCGCAACAAGCCGCTTATGCTTTAGTTAACGAAGTAAACTGGCAAGGTGTTGAATACCGCACTGACATCGGCTATCGCGCTATTGAGCGTGAACAAGCATAA
- a CDS encoding EAL domain-containing protein, whose product MLLNHIIKIIGDPTLRTIEHTQIIYTRTAYFIDSNNNMEFDDLMTKPHLFTNAPLSNVPWSFIQQTYWLKLTLDNKSNKNNILFAYFDNPMLDELDIIQVNKAQHLVKKKQLGDHVKELSLADKSFPTFSFALAAHDSTTLFLRIKTTGIAKTPIQIYSANEYYQFKEIVHFIWGAFIGICIMIALYNLVLFYGIKDPVYLIYIGYIISVLMLTGVVLGFGHYIWPSALEFQLHQHVIFLNFSIAIFSLLFTLSFLRYFKSRGRLFIVARYFLYCMMFFATLSLLLPEYIAAPIFFINMAILYVITFTLIGYKIRLGFRWAKFYVISWLPMILCAPIQPLMLTGKIEYSFLTSYAFLIGVSLEIILMAMALADRMRYQKEKALYNATHELTTGLPNLNLLETRLKQLQQQDVKYSLCVIEITNFHSISPYISNQEIDKLILKVVQDISAQINTDRRFIEFEDQQGMPIKVAKARDGVLAILASKFINLQALLLQLEKIQHTINKDLTLSGLFINLDTHIGVCDHPGKETLISHIISQAFQALAKGKREGADICIFEDSEDFNVTQRLALATQLQQAIRNNELELYHQPQIHLATNTIAGSEVLLRWNHPEFGFVPPDKFIRIAEDTGVINELTLWVINSAFKHLNELINQGISNHKVSINISGKDISMRGFLNKISMALEVSQVPPELINLELTESVMVSDFKILSELMKAFANMGINVSVDDYGTGYSSLAYISQLPFNELKIDKSFVLNLSESPRNYTIVKNTIEMAKNLHLCVVAEGVETSAVEQKLRDCGCDIVQGYYYSKPLPFSEYLIWLRKYQEQSIIQVY is encoded by the coding sequence ATGTTATTGAACCATATTATAAAAATAATTGGTGATCCGACATTACGTACCATTGAACATACGCAAATCATTTATACCCGCACAGCTTATTTCATCGACTCGAATAACAACATGGAATTTGATGACTTAATGACAAAACCGCACTTATTCACTAATGCTCCATTAAGTAATGTGCCATGGAGTTTTATCCAACAAACATACTGGCTAAAGTTAACACTTGACAACAAATCAAATAAAAACAATATATTATTCGCTTATTTTGATAATCCTATGCTCGATGAGCTTGATATTATTCAAGTTAATAAAGCACAGCACCTCGTTAAGAAAAAACAATTGGGGGATCATGTTAAAGAATTAAGCCTTGCGGATAAAAGCTTTCCAACCTTTAGTTTTGCACTTGCAGCGCATGACTCCACAACTTTGTTTTTAAGAATAAAAACAACTGGCATCGCAAAAACCCCAATCCAAATTTATAGTGCAAACGAATATTACCAATTTAAAGAAATCGTCCATTTCATCTGGGGAGCTTTTATTGGTATTTGCATCATGATAGCGCTTTATAATCTAGTACTATTTTATGGTATCAAAGACCCGGTTTATCTTATTTATATTGGTTATATTATTTCAGTATTAATGCTGACTGGTGTTGTACTTGGTTTTGGCCATTACATTTGGCCGAGTGCGCTAGAATTTCAGCTACATCAGCATGTTATTTTTCTTAATTTTTCAATCGCGATTTTTTCATTATTATTTACTCTCTCATTTTTACGCTACTTTAAAAGTCGCGGCCGCTTGTTTATTGTCGCCCGTTATTTTTTGTATTGCATGATGTTCTTTGCCACACTTTCTTTGCTACTTCCTGAATATATCGCAGCACCAATTTTCTTTATTAACATGGCCATTTTGTATGTCATTACCTTCACCCTAATAGGCTACAAAATTAGGCTAGGTTTTCGTTGGGCCAAATTTTATGTCATCTCTTGGCTACCGATGATCCTTTGTGCACCCATTCAGCCATTAATGCTCACGGGTAAAATTGAATATTCATTTTTAACCAGTTACGCCTTTTTAATTGGCGTATCACTCGAAATTATTTTAATGGCGATGGCGCTCGCAGACAGAATGCGTTATCAAAAAGAAAAAGCACTCTATAACGCAACTCACGAGCTGACGACTGGTTTGCCTAATTTAAATTTATTAGAAACTCGTTTAAAACAATTACAGCAGCAAGACGTTAAATACAGCCTGTGTGTTATTGAAATTACCAATTTTCATTCAATTTCGCCTTATATTAGTAACCAAGAAATTGATAAATTAATTTTAAAAGTTGTTCAAGATATCAGTGCACAAATCAATACTGACCGCCGCTTTATTGAATTTGAAGATCAACAAGGAATGCCTATAAAAGTAGCAAAAGCACGCGATGGTGTTTTAGCCATTTTGGCGAGTAAATTTATTAACTTACAAGCTCTGTTATTACAGTTAGAGAAAATTCAGCACACCATAAATAAAGATTTAACCTTAAGCGGTTTGTTTATCAATCTCGATACCCACATTGGTGTATGCGACCACCCAGGAAAAGAAACCCTGATCAGTCATATCATCAGCCAAGCTTTTCAGGCTTTAGCCAAAGGCAAACGCGAAGGTGCTGATATTTGTATCTTTGAAGATAGTGAAGACTTTAATGTTACCCAGCGCCTTGCGCTCGCCACCCAGTTACAACAAGCGATCCGTAATAATGAATTAGAGCTCTATCATCAACCACAAATCCATCTAGCGACCAATACCATTGCCGGCTCTGAGGTATTGCTGCGCTGGAATCACCCCGAATTTGGTTTTGTTCCACCTGATAAATTTATTAGAATTGCCGAAGATACCGGCGTCATTAATGAATTGACACTTTGGGTCATTAATAGTGCATTTAAGCATCTCAATGAGCTTATAAACCAAGGTATTAGTAATCATAAAGTGTCGATTAATATCAGCGGAAAAGACATTAGCATGCGTGGTTTTTTAAACAAAATAAGCATGGCGCTCGAAGTGTCTCAAGTCCCTCCTGAGCTTATCAATCTAGAATTAACAGAATCTGTCATGGTAAGTGACTTCAAAATCCTGAGTGAATTAATGAAAGCGTTTGCCAATATGGGAATTAATGTATCAGTGGATGACTATGGTACTGGTTATTCATCACTGGCCTATATTTCGCAGCTGCCTTTTAATGAATTAAAAATAGATAAAAGTTTTGTCTTAAATTTATCTGAATCACCACGAAACTACACCATAGTTAAAAACACTATAGAGATGGCAAAAAACTTACACCTGTGTGTGGTTGCAGAAGGCGTTGAAACAAGCGCAGTTGAGCAAAAACTGCGTGATTGTGGCTGTGATATTGTGCAAGGTTATTACTACAGTAAACCACTTCCCTTTTCTGAATATTTGATTTGGTTAAGAAAATATCAAGAGCAATCAATTATCCAAGTTTATTAA
- a CDS encoding DUF2797 domain-containing protein, which yields MQGTLKKLKASLTTPVEYHLPVGDQLIPLNSLIGKPFTISYTGNIFCSNCAKKTSKSYSQGHCFVCMRKLASCDMCIMKPETCHHAAGTCKEPQWGEENCMIPHYVYLANTSGLKVGITRHTQVPTRWIDQGATQALPIFKVQTRLQSGLVEVALAEFIADKTNWRTMLKGPGDAIDLKAAAAELIPQIKPKLDELAQLFGATAIEVLNEEVVDLAYPVNQYPKKLTSFNFDKDPNISAVLLGIKGQYLIFDTGVINIRKFTSYEVSVSF from the coding sequence ATGCAAGGTACATTAAAAAAACTAAAAGCAAGTTTAACCACACCTGTCGAATACCATTTACCTGTTGGCGATCAGTTAATTCCACTTAATAGTCTAATTGGTAAACCATTTACCATCAGCTATACCGGCAACATTTTTTGCAGCAACTGCGCTAAAAAAACCAGTAAAAGCTACTCGCAAGGCCATTGTTTTGTATGTATGCGCAAGCTAGCTAGTTGCGACATGTGCATTATGAAACCAGAAACATGTCATCATGCTGCTGGCACATGTAAAGAGCCACAATGGGGTGAAGAAAACTGCATGATCCCGCATTATGTCTATCTTGCCAATACTTCAGGCCTTAAAGTGGGGATCACTCGCCACACCCAAGTGCCCACCCGCTGGATTGATCAAGGCGCGACTCAAGCATTACCTATTTTTAAAGTGCAAACTCGCTTGCAATCAGGTTTAGTTGAGGTTGCACTTGCCGAATTTATCGCTGATAAAACAAATTGGCGCACCATGCTAAAAGGTCCGGGTGACGCGATAGATTTAAAAGCCGCTGCAGCCGAATTAATCCCTCAAATCAAACCAAAGCTTGATGAGTTAGCTCAGCTTTTTGGTGCCACAGCAATTGAAGTCCTCAATGAAGAGGTTGTTGATTTAGCGTATCCGGTTAATCAATATCCTAAAAAATTAACCAGTTTTAATTTTGATAAAGACCCGAATATTTCAGCTGTATTATTAGGAATTAAAGGCCAATACCTTATTTTTGATACTGGCGTTATTAATATCCGTAAATTCACTTCTTACGAAGTCTCAGTGTCATTTTAA